TTCCGTCGGTTACCGGGTAAATTCCAAACGCGGTACCCAATTCCGCATTTGGGCTACCCATGTCTTAAAAGAACATCTTATTAAAGGCTATACCATAAATGAAAAAAGAATGCGCGAAGACCGGGCGAAGTTAACAGAATTCCAAAAAACCTCAAGAATTATGGGAAGACTCCTACAGAATAAATCCTTAGATTCAACCGAAGCAACCGGATTGTTAAAAGTGATCCTTGATTACCAAAAAGCCCTGCATTTACTCGATGAATATGATTTACAAAAATTAGAGATAAAAAAGGTTACTACTCAGGAGAGATTTAGGATTAGCTACCAAAAAGCCCGCTATGAATTAGAACGCCTGAAAAGCCATTACCCCTCCGGATTATTTGGTTTGGAAAAAGACCAATCTTTTTCTGGCTCTATTGGAGCAATATATCAGACTTTCGATAAAAAAGATCTCTATCCCAGCATTGAAGAAAAAGCTGCCCATCTCCTATACTTTGTGGTTAAGAATCATTCTTTTATAGATGGAAATAAGCGAATTGCTACCTCTTTATTCTTATGGTTTTTAAATGAAAATAAAATTCTATATCATGAGGATGGCAGTAAACGCCTTGCCGACAATGCCCTGGTGGCTTTGACCTTATTGATTGCTGAAAGCAAAGCAGAAGAAAAAGATACTATGGTTAAAGTCATTGTGAATTTAATTAATCAAAATAATTGAGAAAGAATATTTGAAAAGCAGTGGTCGAACTCATCCGTCCCGTTCTGTCAGTGTGAACCCTGATTTATCAGGGTGCGGTAATCTCCATTTCCTGAACCAAAAACTTTTCTTCTAAAAAAGAAGGACTTTTAAAACTTAGATAAAAAGGGGGCATTCTTCTTTAATACTCCCGAATTTAATGCTTTATAAAAAGTAAAGTGTGTTCCTCTTTTACCTACAAAACAAAACTTTCCTTAAAAAGAAGGACTTTTAAGAATTATGTCGTATTAGTTATATTAGAACGTTTTAACTAAATAAATATCATAATCTGTATGAAGGTAACAGGAGAGACCTTTTCTTTTTTACAAAAAGAGAAAAGGAGCCGAAGAGGTAAGATACCAAAAGTATTTAAACTTTCAGGCAAATGGACCGTTACCGGACAGAACTCTGGAGAGCTTTATACAAAAAAGCACCGACGGGGCAATTCCTACGCTTTAGGAAAACCCATACAGAGTTTACTAAAAGAAATATCTCCTAATTTCTTAGGAAGAATCTTTCAGGCAAAAGGACAGAGTAAGAGAGAAATTTGATTATTTTCTTACTCTGTCCTTTTTATTTACGTAGAAACATTTTAGAAAAGCATAGAAATATAATGGTTTTGATCTTTAGGGTTCGATATGCCAAATGATGAGACCTGACTCCTTTATTCTTTTAATATTGAAAGGAAAACTAATGTCATTGAATAATTGGGAAGATACATTTACAAGTTGGGCAAAACCACCAGGAAAGTCTGAACAGGAAAGATGCGAGAATGTTGAAAAAGAGATTAAGAACGCTATTAAAGCAAATGATAAACTAAGAGAAAAAAGGATACTAGTCTTCATACAAGGTTCCTATCGGAATAATACTAACGTTCGCAAAGATAGTGACATTGATATAGGTATATTGTGTTATGATTCTTTTTTTTATGATTTGCCCGAAGGTTATACAAGTGAGCATTTTAATATTATAGATGCAAGCTATCATTATACACAATTTAAAAATGAAGTTTACGAAGCTTTAATATCTTATTTTGGCAGAAATTCAGTAAAGCGTGGAAATAAAGTATTTGATATAAAAGAAAATTCGTATCATGTTGATGCTGATGTTGCACCATTTTTTGAGCACCGTAGATATCAACAAAACGGTAAGTATCTATCTGGAGTTGAGTTGTATTCCGATAATGGTGAAAGAGTTATAAATTGGCCTGAACAGCATTATTCCAATGGGTTAAATAAAAATAATGATACAAATCATAGATTTAAATACACAGTTCGAATTTTAAAAACTTTGTGTAATAAAATGTCTGAAAATGAAGTATCTCAAGCCAAAGTAATACCTGGTTTTTTAATTGAGTGTCTTGTTTGGAATGTTCCAAATAATAATTTGAATAATTATACTCATACAGAAGATGTTCGAGAAAGTATAATTTATCTGTGCAATAAAACGAAAGATTATGAAGATTGTAAAGAGTGGGGAGAAGTGAGCGAATTAATATATTTATTTCGACCATTACAAAAATGGACAAGGCAAGAAGCTAATAATTTTTTAAGAGCTGCTTGGAATTATATAGGATTTGAATAATAAATATGAAGAATTTAAATATTAAAGCATTTTTATTTATATTTCTCGGTATATCTGCAGTTATCTGGTTTGGAATTGCCTCATTAAAAAATGTTGATTTATCAAACTTCATAGAATATTTAAAAATTCTTCCCCAAGTTGTCTCTATTGATTTAGTAATATATGCATTTTTTGTTAATTGGGGATGGAAATTAAAGATATTCCGAGGTTGGCTTGTCCCATTTCCAAATTTAAATGGAACATGGGAAGGATTTATTGATTCTGACTGGATTGATACAAAGACTAATAAAAAAAATGATCCAATTTCTGTTATCTTAACGATTAAACAA
This is a stretch of genomic DNA from Candidatus Atribacteria bacterium. It encodes these proteins:
- a CDS encoding Fic/DOC family protein, whose protein sequence is MPGNNEIVIYTTPDGKETFEVNLKKESVWLDAHQLARLFKRDRSVIVRHINNVYSAKELDKKSTCAKIAQVAQDGKKRQMLIYNLDTIISVGYRVNSKRGTQFRIWATHVLKEHLIKGYTINEKRMREDRAKLTEFQKTSRIMGRLLQNKSLDSTEATGLLKVILDYQKALHLLDEYDLQKLEIKKVTTQERFRISYQKARYELERLKSHYPSGLFGLEKDQSFSGSIGAIYQTFDKKDLYPSIEEKAAHLLYFVVKNHSFIDGNKRIATSLFLWFLNENKILYHEDGSKRLADNALVALTLLIAESKAEEKDTMVKVIVNLINQNN
- a CDS encoding nucleotidyltransferase, whose protein sequence is MNNWEDTFTSWAKPPGKSEQERCENVEKEIKNAIKANDKLREKRILVFIQGSYRNNTNVRKDSDIDIGILCYDSFFYDLPEGYTSEHFNIIDASYHYTQFKNEVYEALISYFGRNSVKRGNKVFDIKENSYHVDADVAPFFEHRRYQQNGKYLSGVELYSDNGERVINWPEQHYSNGLNKNNDTNHRFKYTVRILKTLCNKMSENEVSQAKVIPGFLIECLVWNVPNNNLNNYTHTEDVRESIIYLCNKTKDYEDCKEWGEVSELIYLFRPLQKWTRQEANNFLRAAWNYIGFE